The window AGCTGTCCACCTGCCGTTTCGTGAACAGCGGCTGGATCAGCCGGCGTTGGCGCAGATAGTCGGCGTCCTGCGCGGTGAGCAGGCCGTTGCCGGCGGACCGCCGCAGCTCCTCGTAGAACTGGTTGTCCTTGCGGAAGTTGGCCGCCTGCGAGGCGAGGATCTGCTGCACGCCCTCCGGGGAGAACACGCAGTGCAGCACGGTGCGGGCTCCCGGCGGGCCCGCGGAGAGACGCACCACGTCGCCGTGGTCCCGCCGGGCGCGGAGGAAGACGTCCAGCGAATCGCGCCGGAGGTCGAGTGCCGAGCCGAGCAGGGGGAGGCCTTTGGGCCCTGGTATCTCAGTGATGGCGGCCATGGTTCGCATCATTGCGCACGGGTCCCCGGACAGGTCCCCCTTTCAGCCCTCCCGGAGCGCCGCCCCGCCTGACGCATGGTCAGGTTGAGGCGTGCAGCCCCTGCTTCCGGAGTCCGCCCGGCTCCTGCCCGAACCCGTGCGCCGCGTGGCCGCCTGGTGCGTCGTCGCGCTGCTGGTCACCGGGGTCGTGGTGGTCGGGGTGCGGCTGTGCGTCGAGTTCAAGACCGCGGTGGTGCCGGTGCTGCTCGCGCTGCTCGGGACGGCGCTGCTCGGGCCGCTGTACCGGCGGCTGGTGCGGGCGAAGGTGAACCGGTCGATCGCGGCAGGCGTGACCTGCGCCGCCGTGCTCGCCGTCGTCGGCGGGGCCACGTACATCGTGGTGGCCGCGCTGATCGACACCGGTGACGAGATCATCGCCTCGCTCAAGCAGGCCGCCGAGTCGCTGTCCGAGCACTTCGGGGCGGCCGGCACCTCGCTCGACGACCTCGCCTCCAACGCCAAGGAGCTGCTGGGCAAGTTCGGCGGGACGGCGGCGTCCGGGGTGATCAGCGGGATCAGTGTCGTGGGGCAGGCCATCGCCATGGCCGTGCTCGCTCTGCTGCTCGTCTTCTTCTTCCTGCGGGACTCGCACCGGGCGGCCGGGACCCTGCGCTCGCTGGTGCCGCGGGGCTCGGGCGACATGACCGAGGCGATGGCGCGGCGGGCCTACCAGGCCGTCGAGGGATTCATGCGCGGGACGACGTTCATCGCGCTCATCGACGCGATCTGCATCACCGTGGGGCTGCTCGTGCTGCGGGTGCCGGGGGCCGTCGGGCTCGGCGCGCTCGTGTTCGTCGGCGCTTACATCCCCTACCTGGGTGCTTTTCTCTCCGGCGCGGTGGCGATCCTGGTGGCGCTCGCGGACCGCGGTTTCGTGATCGCGCTGTGGGCGCTGGGCGTCGTCCTGGCCGTGCAGGTCCTTGAGGGCCATGTGCTCCAGCCGATGATCCAGAGCCGGACCGTGCAGATGCACCCCGCCGTCGTCATGCTGGCGATCACCGCGGGCGCGTCGGTGGCGGGCATCCTCGGCATGCTGCTGGCGGTGCCCCTGACGGCGGCGGCGTTCGGGGTGATCGCGGAACTGCGGGGGCGCTACGCGGCTCCGGGGACCTCGGATGGCCCGAAGAGCCCGAAGAGCCCGGACAGCCCGCAGAGTTAGGCGACTCCCGGCAATCCGGAAGCGCCGGGCTCGCCCTCGACGCCCGGCTCCTCGACGCCCAGATCCTCCCCGTCCGGCTCCTCCCCGCCCGGCCCCTCCTCATAGAGCTCGAACCAGATGCTCTTGCCCTCGCCCCGCGGGTCCACCCCCCACGCGTCCGCGAGCAGTTCCATCAGCATCAGGCCCCGCCCGGAGGAGGCCAGTTCGCCGGGATGCCGCTTGTGGGGCAGGTCATCGCTGCCGTCCGTCACCTGGATCCGTATTCGGCGGGCCCCCGCACCGCCTGTCATCTCGGCGACGAGCAGTGCGTCCGCGTCGGTGTGCACGAGGACGTTCGTGACCATCTCGGAGACCAGCAGCACCGCCGAGTCGACCTGGTCGGGGGAGGCCCAGTCGTGCAGGAACTCCCTCAGCTGCTGCCGGGCCCCCGCGACGCGCTCGTGCTCGGCCTGCGCGACGGTCACCATGGTCCGGCGTACGGAGGGCCGCTCGGTCACGGTGTCGCCACAGCCGCAGCTCTCCCCCGCCCTGCTCAGCAGCAGCACCGCTATGTCGTCCTCGCGGCGGTCCACCAGCGGCCCGGTCGTGTGGTGCGAGGAGGGCCCGTGCACGGCCTGGACCAGCGCGTCCGCCAGCTGCTCCATGTCGCCGTCGTGGCTCTCCAGGATCTTGCGGATCCGCCGCCAGCCGGTGTCCAGGTCGTGCCCGCCGGTCTCGATGAGCCCGTCCGTGCAGATCAGCATGGTCTCGCCGGGCTCCAGGACGAGCCGTGTCGTCGGATAGTCGGCGTCCGGATCGATGCCGAGCGGCAGCCCGCCCGCGGTCGGCCGGGTCAGCACGGTCCCGTCTGCCATGCGTATCGCCGGGTCCGGATGCCCGGCCCTGGCTATCTCCAGGACCCCGCTCTCCGGATCGACCTCCACATACAGGCAGGTCGCGAAGCGCAGGTCCGCTATCTCCTCGTCGTACGTGATCCCGTACAGGAAGCGCGAGGCACGCGAGAGGACCGCGTCCGGGCGGTGGCCCTCGGAGGCGTACGCGCGCAGGGCGATCCGGAGCTGGCCCATCAGTCCGGCGGCTCGTACGTCATGGCCCTGGACGTCGCCGATGACAAGGGCGAAGCGACCGCCTTCGGGGCTGTTCCGGGAGGTGCCGCCGGGCAGCGGGATCATG is drawn from Streptomyces liliifuscus and contains these coding sequences:
- a CDS encoding AI-2E family transporter, which gives rise to MQPLLPESARLLPEPVRRVAAWCVVALLVTGVVVVGVRLCVEFKTAVVPVLLALLGTALLGPLYRRLVRAKVNRSIAAGVTCAAVLAVVGGATYIVVAALIDTGDEIIASLKQAAESLSEHFGAAGTSLDDLASNAKELLGKFGGTAASGVISGISVVGQAIAMAVLALLLVFFFLRDSHRAAGTLRSLVPRGSGDMTEAMARRAYQAVEGFMRGTTFIALIDAICITVGLLVLRVPGAVGLGALVFVGAYIPYLGAFLSGAVAILVALADRGFVIALWALGVVLAVQVLEGHVLQPMIQSRTVQMHPAVVMLAITAGASVAGILGMLLAVPLTAAAFGVIAELRGRYAAPGTSDGPKSPKSPDSPQS
- a CDS encoding SpoIIE family protein phosphatase, with translation MRIGDPLPSVGDVLATLATGLWRWDDAAGKVTLDAEASRLLGLPAEPTVLTEAGVRARFHPVDWNEVNGVVQLAAAEGTLAELRLRVMDEQGHVIRTVRSRSKPSIDPRTRSYQLIGTMQEVTEPQPGAAARTPVTGDWRRSREAFLLDAGRALAEARSTAEVLRVAAGLSMPGFSPDGLAVFGAQGDRLTVIGHHGHNPGDEEPFTQMPLDTDYPAAEVVRTGRAVYLSSPDHYRDRYPASWPLAQHFDRQSWAFLPLTFAGRTMGAWMAAFTYPVTFTPDERSVLTTVARMLAQALSRAGVAESERELTDGLQRSMLPTLGPQIPGMSVAARYVPTGGGLQVGGDWYDMIPLPGGTSRNSPEGGRFALVIGDVQGHDVRAAGLMGQLRIALRAYASEGHRPDAVLSRASRFLYGITYDEEIADLRFATCLYVEVDPESGVLEIARAGHPDPAIRMADGTVLTRPTAGGLPLGIDPDADYPTTRLVLEPGETMLICTDGLIETGGHDLDTGWRRIRKILESHDGDMEQLADALVQAVHGPSSHHTTGPLVDRREDDIAVLLLSRAGESCGCGDTVTERPSVRRTMVTVAQAEHERVAGARQQLREFLHDWASPDQVDSAVLLVSEMVTNVLVHTDADALLVAEMTGGAGARRIRIQVTDGSDDLPHKRHPGELASSGRGLMLMELLADAWGVDPRGEGKSIWFELYEEGPGGEEPDGEDLGVEEPGVEGEPGASGLPGVA